TGGAAATGGTGGCTTCATCGCAACTGTGCCTTTTCTGTAGTGCTTAATTATCTTAGTATTTCCAGGGTGGGAAGATACACTCCATTGATTTTCATCGAAAGGATGATTTACTTGTCACGGCAAGTGAGGATGACTCAGTTCGACTTTATGACATCGCTAATGCCAAGTGAGTTTACTTTTATGAGAAAGAAGCAAATCTTAGCctaagaattcaaaaaaattgttaagttCTATGGATATTAGCCTCACCAAAAACTTGTAATATAAAGATGAGTTGATTTTTTATTTCGTTGTACCTTTGCATGACAGTAGTATCTAGGAAGTGTTTAGCAAATAAATGGTGTTGGTTCACTctttttagtcttgttcaagttgcATCAATAGGCGTCCAGTATGTGTTTGATCCTAGACAAGTTTTTTTAATTGCGACAAGGTTGACGGGTATTGGACATGTGTAGAAGGTGTGTTTGATAAGTGTTCTGTTTGAAAAGTGTCTAACATGTTGACATGCTATGAGGTGTCATTGCTTCCTAGATGTTTTCTTTTACTTAATGGTGGGTGATTTTAGTTGTTGTTGAGAATCTATTCTTAACTGAGCAAATGGCTGTACTGGTTGCAAGCGTGTGCACTAGAAAGGACCCAAATGGTTATTGTAAGCAATTACTTTTGTCGGTTACTATTTGATAATTGGTGTATCTTTCTTGTCATTCTTATTAACATTTAGGGGACGGATTCAGTGACTTTAGTTAATTTTCATGTGTTAAATGACCAacttcaattttcaaaaaaaagaaaatggaagaaacCAATTAAAGATTGAGCAAAGTTAACTAAAGTTACGTGACTTTTCCGGAAAAAAAGTCACCGAAGGCGTTCCCTAACATTTGTGTTTTTTCAACAAGTATTAGTATCTTGGCCGTTATAATTCTATTAGCCGAAACTTTATACTTTCAAACTTGTTGCCTAACTAACGACCTCatctatattattatgtaaagaGGATACACTTTTTGTAATTACTTTTGGtgtcatttttaatttagaccattttattctttaacaaataagaataatttttatttaataaaatatgtaattactTGGCTTAACCTTTCTACTTAAAGGTATACACGACCTTCCACTCAAAAATAACTACCACATACATTTTCTTAAACTATTCTTACAACGTTATATATCTGCTCGAAATTGTATTGTGATGATAAGTCCTTCGAGattaagaaaagagaaagatagAATCAAATACCAAGCAACATTTTTGTTCTtaagtttgttttgttttgtccaAAAAAGATATTTGCTTTATTGCAGAAGCTTAATTTGTTAATACAATAAACATTTGCTTGCAGTTAGTTATACTGATtaagttttcctttttttctcgGTGAAATGGTTTGCTTAATAAATGATCCAGTTTATATGATTTACTTTGCTTCATACATGAATAGTTTTTTTCTATGCATTTTACCGTGAATTCCAGGTTGCTGAAGACCACTTCTCATAAGAAACATGGTACAGATAGGATATGTTTTACTCATCATCCAAGCTCTGTTATATGCTCTTCAAAATACAATTTGGAGTCTACTGGAGGTGGGCATCTCTTTAAAACCATTTTAGTTGACAAGTTTCAGCAACAAGTTATGATTGCAGTTTTTGATTTCTTATTCTGTTTTTGCCAGAATCATTGCGATATTTATCAATGTATGATAACCGATGCATAAGATACTTCAAAGGGCACAAACAGAGGTTAGGTTTGAATGTTGATAAATGTTCTTTTTTACCTTGCAGAAGGAAAACTAGctgctttttttttaattgctaCACTTTAGGCAGAAAACAATTCTTGTTTCTTATTGTTctatcattttcttcttgttttgggACATATTTGGCCTCTGGTAGTTAGGACTAAGGTCActgtttataattatttgtataagCAGATGCTTGGAATTATATCTGGCCGCCAAgattgtgaatttttttatcatacatACAAATGAAATATAAGTAGTCTTATTTTCAACTTTTGGCGGACggtaattttatttgatttttaaatttttttaaacggTTTTTAATGTTTATCTTGTGCTACTGATGCATCTAAAGTAAGTTTTCCTTTGCCTCTCCCTTTTCTTTTTGAACCCGGAGCatagataaattattttcatgtgCAATCAGAACAACAATTTGTCTATGATTCTGAGTATGTTAATACCTTTGTTATACTTTCTTTAGGGTTGTTTCTCTCTGCATGTCTCCAATCAATGATAGCTTCATGTCTGGTTCTCTAGACCACAGTGTCAGGATATGGGATCTTCGAGTAAATGCTTGCCAGGTTGGTAGTTTCCTTTTTGGTGGAGGGAGAGATTTAAAGTATTGATTTGAGTGTTGaatgtcaattaaaatattgtctAGATTCTTAGTTATACTGGTGAATATCCTATATAAGACAAAATTACCaagtaaaatatatagaaaacaGGCTACTTTTTCCTACATATGCTTCTTTCAGTACTTAACATTGTAATATTTTGTTAGTGGTTGAGCTCAAGGACTGCATCACCTGATGCAGTTATAACATCTTGGTTGTGGCAACCACTGCAATTGCATTGATTGAGTTGACATGCTACAACCATAATGCAACCATGAGTTCACCTGTGATTTAAACCCATGTTTGAGCTTCAAAATGTTTATAATTTCACAGTGCACTGcagaaaaattgaaagagatAATTACGATTTATGCTCACTTTTATAGTTTTCAGGGCATCTTACGTCTACGTGGTAGACCTGCTGTTGCATATGACCAACAAGGCCTTGTCTTTGCTGTAGCAATGGAAGGGGGGGCTATTAAATTATTCGATTCCCGTTCTTATGACAAGGTTTTGTATTTGTGGCCTTTCTCTAGATTTTTCCATACTTCTCTTAACTTCACAACTTTGACATTGCCCCATATTGGTGTAGGGTCCATTTGACACCTTTCTAGTTGGTGGTGACACAGCTGAAGTTTGTGATATCAAATTCAGTAATGATGGCAAATCAATGCTTTTAACTACtactaataacaatatttatattcttgATGCATATGGAGGAGAAAAGGTTAACTTCTTTGATCATTGAATCTTTTGCATTACATTTTCCTCATGCAATAGTGTGTTTGTTCAAATATGTGGAAGTTAATAGTTTTCTAACTTGTGCAGCGTTGTGGGTTTAGTTTGGAAGCATCTCCTGGTACTCCTATAGAGGCTACTTTTACCCCAGATGGGAAATACATGGTGGCAGGTATTACACATCATCTATTCACAAGTTAgctttttaaaagttttctttttcactgCATCTCATTTCCTGGTTTGTATTTACCAGTTAGTATGcagaaaaacatgtttttgttaatttcttcaatttttttcttttttgttcaaATCTGGTTATTAGTTTAGTGTTTGTGGGTTTTGGTTGAACTGACAATATTTCTAATTGATGTAATTATAGTTATAAATGAGAGCGTCAAGTCTA
This region of Vigna unguiculata cultivar IT97K-499-35 chromosome 5, ASM411807v1, whole genome shotgun sequence genomic DNA includes:
- the LOC114184866 gene encoding protein ANTHESIS POMOTING FACTOR 1; translation: MTSSLTELDDDLVRSMSIGAVFSEFGGKIHSIDFHRKDDLLVTASEDDSVRLYDIANAKLLKTTSHKKHGTDRICFTHHPSSVICSSKYNLESTGESLRYLSMYDNRCIRYFKGHKQRVVSLCMSPINDSFMSGSLDHSVRIWDLRVNACQGILRLRGRPAVAYDQQGLVFAVAMEGGAIKLFDSRSYDKGPFDTFLVGGDTAEVCDIKFSNDGKSMLLTTTNNNIYILDAYGGEKRCGFSLEASPGTPIEATFTPDGKYMVAGSGGGTMHAWSIETKNEVACWSSHIGVPSCLKWAPRRAMFAAASSVLTFWIPNNDSKLKTDNGGNDAEAGSQPQTLLH